In Methanomicrobium antiquum, one DNA window encodes the following:
- a CDS encoding Lrp/AsnC family transcriptional regulator, whose translation MLDKVDNSILSELAKDGRTSMAELGKKLNIAPSTVFKRIEKLRSSGIIQRFTIVVNPEFFKNSIIVFLTIAVDPLQKPDVEHYLLRMDHVLEVYETLEPSDFIAKVRVHEIAELKSDILIPLSELSGVREIKPILTVKKVKEQFWNMEEYDLHGY comes from the coding sequence ATGTTGGATAAAGTTGATAATTCGATTTTGAGTGAACTTGCAAAAGACGGCAGAACGTCTATGGCAGAGTTGGGGAAGAAGCTTAATATTGCCCCCTCAACAGTTTTTAAGAGGATTGAAAAGTTAAGATCCAGTGGTATTATTCAGCGTTTTACAATTGTTGTTAATCCCGAATTTTTCAAGAATTCAATTATTGTTTTTTTGACAATCGCTGTTGATCCTCTTCAAAAACCTGATGTTGAGCACTATCTTTTAAGAATGGATCATGTGTTGGAAGTCTATGAAACTCTTGAACCAAGTGATTTTATAGCGAAAGTGCGTGTTCATGAGATTGCCGAGCTTAAATCTGATATTCTGATACCTTTAAGTGAGCTTTCAGGAGTCAGAGAGATAAAACCGATTTTGACTGTTAAGAAAGTAAAAGAGCAGTTTTGGAATATGGAGGAGTACGATTTACATGGATATTGA
- a CDS encoding methanogenesis marker 9 domain-containing protein, whose translation MMDSDSRYELRINNRTVKTPIALASMAGITDASYAMSIKDYIGIAFIGGYSIDEPSMNASIKMEEEGRQEFKYDDPAEELKKQVSKFTGTDVIPGINLRGTKPEAFLSIYSALGNSVIYEIDAHCRQEPMINAGAGEYLLKNTDTLSDIIRALKEAGATVSVKIRAGVNDDDAELSRIIWKAGADIIHVDLMDFGHEKIRQIRNSCPLMIIANNSMDTYDKVKDMFSHGADMISLARNSDPKTLESLFVSIEDYADESGWYNSPKQLCRGGDIRSLTFCCMPVKQCALIPALKRIGMSPKEFNDLKLSLVKDTPLASGDSTCFGSLAWCCKSSTPCMFRDMSLKRVGLSHSEYMRLKHHLSKEIMKKVFDEKNEA comes from the coding sequence ATGATGGATTCAGATTCCAGGTACGAACTACGAATTAATAATCGTACAGTAAAAACACCAATCGCCCTTGCTTCAATGGCAGGTATAACAGATGCCTCTTATGCAATGTCTATAAAAGACTATATCGGCATTGCATTTATAGGAGGATATTCAATAGACGAGCCTTCTATGAATGCCAGTATTAAGATGGAAGAAGAAGGTCGTCAGGAATTTAAATATGACGATCCGGCAGAAGAATTAAAAAAACAGGTTTCAAAATTTACAGGAACCGATGTTATACCAGGCATTAATCTTCGCGGAACAAAACCTGAAGCTTTTTTAAGTATTTATTCTGCACTGGGAAACAGCGTAATATATGAAATAGATGCACATTGCCGCCAGGAGCCTATGATAAACGCCGGTGCAGGAGAATACCTATTGAAAAACACCGACACCTTATCAGATATAATAAGGGCGCTTAAGGAAGCAGGTGCCACAGTCTCCGTTAAAATACGTGCCGGTGTCAATGACGATGATGCAGAATTATCACGTATTATCTGGAAGGCAGGCGCTGATATTATCCATGTTGATTTGATGGATTTCGGGCATGAAAAAATCCGTCAGATAAGAAACAGTTGTCCTTTGATGATAATTGCCAATAATTCAATGGATACCTATGATAAGGTAAAGGACATGTTTTCTCACGGCGCTGATATGATTTCGCTTGCGAGAAATTCAGATCCTAAGACATTAGAGAGTCTTTTTGTCTCAATTGAAGATTATGCTGATGAGTCCGGCTGGTACAATTCACCAAAACAGCTGTGCCGCGGCGGAGACATCCGAAGCCTTACATTCTGCTGTATGCCTGTTAAGCAGTGTGCTTTAATTCCGGCTCTGAAAAGAATAGGCATGTCTCCAAAGGAATTTAATGACTTAAAACTTTCACTTGTAAAAGATACTCCGCTTGCATCCGGCGACAGCACATGCTTTGGAAGCCTTGCATGGTGCTGTAAGAGCTCGACTCCCTGTATGTTTCGCGACATGTCGCTAAAGCGTGTGGGCCTTTCACATTCAGAGTATATGCGGCTTAAACACCATCTCTCCAAAGAGATCATGAAAAAAGTATTTGATGAAAAAAATGAAGCATAA
- a CDS encoding type IV pilin N-terminal domain-containing protein gives MRFTENEEAVSPVIGVILMVAITVILAAVIAVFVFGLAGDLETSAQKDVTVKTGTNADGNVTYTVFAGADVSKITAIEWTNGVGSEGDNSTDGPSGTPAVIIKVGAFGTTTAPKADGPVTFTAIFTDGSSQVVATTN, from the coding sequence ATGAGATTTACAGAAAATGAAGAGGCAGTATCACCGGTTATCGGTGTTATCCTCATGGTCGCAATCACTGTTATTTTAGCAGCAGTAATTGCAGTATTTGTGTTTGGTCTTGCAGGCGATCTTGAAACAAGCGCACAGAAGGATGTTACAGTAAAAACAGGAACAAATGCAGATGGAAATGTCACATACACTGTCTTTGCCGGCGCAGATGTTAGTAAAATAACAGCAATTGAATGGACAAATGGAGTAGGATCTGAAGGTGACAACTCCACAGATGGTCCTTCAGGAACTCCTGCTGTAATTATAAAAGTAGGTGCATTTGGAACTACAACAGCTCCAAAAGCTGACGGACCTGTGACATTCACAGCAATATTTACTGACGGTTCATCACAGGTTGTAGCAACAACCAACTAA
- a CDS encoding class I SAM-dependent methyltransferase: MTKVATHYDQVADVYDNQYDQRQGRIYYGHICTNVSKNLPKGAKLLDLGCGTGLFMRNYLKTGGEVIGIDISSGMLKKAKLRNDSEVAVGNAEKLPFRDESFDCISSILAFSYLQNPDYMLEDAFRVLKPGGAISLCTLGRNIFTAIVPAAYKIGEKLKVSRVGCGSFGEHYYSEDELYGLFSDAGFVDVSVERRSFAHVDLKPPLYSITKKIEPIVEDKFPYLAFNICASGKKPE, from the coding sequence CTGACTAAAGTTGCGACCCATTACGATCAGGTTGCTGATGTTTATGACAACCAGTATGATCAGAGACAGGGCAGAATATATTACGGCCATATATGTACAAATGTTTCAAAAAACCTTCCAAAAGGTGCAAAACTTCTTGACCTTGGTTGTGGCACCGGCCTTTTCATGCGTAATTATCTCAAAACCGGCGGTGAGGTAATTGGGATTGATATCAGTTCAGGTATGCTTAAAAAAGCTAAATTAAGAAATGATTCTGAGGTTGCTGTGGGAAATGCTGAAAAACTGCCATTTAGGGATGAGTCATTTGACTGCATTTCAAGCATTCTTGCATTTTCATACCTTCAGAATCCGGATTATATGCTTGAGGATGCATTTCGGGTGTTAAAGCCGGGCGGCGCAATTTCTCTTTGTACACTTGGGAGAAATATCTTTACGGCAATTGTTCCTGCGGCTTATAAGATAGGTGAGAAATTAAAGGTTTCAAGAGTTGGCTGTGGCAGTTTTGGTGAGCATTACTACTCAGAGGATGAATTATACGGGCTTTTTTCAGATGCAGGATTTGTTGACGTTTCTGTAGAGAGACGCTCTTTTGCCCATGTTGATTTAAAACCGCCTCTTTATTCGATAACCAAAAAAATTGAGCCTATTGTAGAGGACAAATTTCCCTATCTTGCTTTTAATATATGTGCCAGTGGAAAAAAGCCGGAATAA
- the cfbA gene encoding sirohydrochlorin nickelochelatase has protein sequence MAKIGFLLVGHGSTKPYNKQLIEKTAKLISEKESGYIVRCGFMENSTPSIPEILEEFKKDELESMVVVPLFLARGVHIDVDIPGILGIEEGGHKGTFEAKNGTVPLVFANPIGDNPMLADLMIASAKQAFDEYL, from the coding sequence ATGGCAAAGATTGGATTCTTACTTGTCGGTCACGGCAGTACAAAACCATACAACAAACAGCTTATTGAAAAAACTGCAAAGTTAATTTCAGAAAAGGAAAGCGGTTATATTGTTAGATGCGGATTTATGGAGAACAGCACCCCTTCAATTCCGGAAATTCTTGAAGAGTTCAAAAAAGATGAACTTGAATCAATGGTTGTAGTTCCTCTGTTCCTTGCAAGAGGTGTTCATATTGATGTTGATATCCCGGGCATTCTTGGAATTGAGGAAGGCGGGCATAAAGGAACATTTGAAGCCAAAAACGGAACTGTCCCTCTTGTGTTTGCAAACCCGATTGGCGACAACCCTATGCTTGCCGATTTGATGATTGCCAGCGCAAAGCAGGCATTTGATGAATATCTCTGA
- the thiD gene encoding bifunctional hydroxymethylpyrimidine kinase/phosphomethylpyrimidine kinase → MNFSHMPCACTIAGSDSGGGAGIQADLKTFAALGVWGCSVITAVTAQNPESVKGIWNMNNSAVACQMEAVMEDFNISAFKCGMLPSSDVIKVVSDCLPDDVPFVLDPVIVSTSGKALSDDSAFNALKNFLVSKSTLITPNIPESCALSGFDRIEDTEDLIAAGKIILDMGAGNVLLKGGHMGGKVSEDLLLSESGIIRFSAERMPYDVHGSGCSLSSAVTAGLSKGLCIEDACREAKIFINSAIKHAFISKSGRHSINPLPINLFLSNNNNYIPKNQN, encoded by the coding sequence ATGAATTTCTCACATATGCCCTGTGCATGCACTATTGCCGGTTCTGATTCGGGTGGAGGCGCAGGGATTCAGGCTGATTTGAAGACATTTGCGGCACTTGGTGTATGGGGATGTTCGGTTATAACCGCAGTTACGGCACAAAACCCCGAATCTGTTAAGGGTATATGGAATATGAACAACAGTGCTGTAGCCTGTCAGATGGAAGCAGTAATGGAAGATTTTAATATTTCAGCTTTTAAGTGCGGAATGCTTCCGTCATCTGATGTCATAAAAGTAGTATCTGATTGCCTCCCGGACGATGTGCCTTTTGTCCTTGATCCGGTGATTGTTTCAACGAGCGGAAAAGCTCTTTCGGATGACAGCGCATTTAATGCGTTAAAGAATTTTTTAGTTTCCAAATCTACGCTTATTACTCCTAATATCCCTGAATCATGTGCACTTTCAGGATTTGACAGAATCGAAGATACTGAGGATCTGATAGCGGCGGGAAAAATTATCCTTGATATGGGTGCCGGAAATGTTCTTTTAAAAGGCGGACATATGGGAGGTAAAGTCTCAGAAGACCTTTTATTGTCTGAATCAGGAATTATCAGATTTTCTGCTGAGAGGATGCCTTATGATGTTCATGGTTCGGGGTGTTCTCTTTCTTCAGCAGTGACAGCCGGACTTTCAAAGGGACTTTGCATTGAGGATGCATGCAGGGAGGCTAAAATATTTATCAATTCGGCTATAAAACATGCTTTTATTTCCAAAAGCGGGCGGCATAGCATAAATCCTCTTCCAATAAATCTATTTTTATCAAATAATAACAATTATATCCCAAAAAATCAGAATTAA
- a CDS encoding AIR synthase-related protein: MDVEEFARRGLATGADEEAVIKRLVENILEIKKCTPEYASEFAKAVILEVKNSSGHTGDYFDYQKSGVRMGEFGVGSRGTGDFFAHRQFPKIIGKSNASVGVDEMDDAGVVEANGQYIITTVDGMHSRLSDFPFLAGFHVTRATLRDAYVMGAKPVALISDIHVADDGDVAKIFDYTAGISVVSDMMNIPLVSGSTLRIGGDMVIGERMTGCVGCVGVANHLTKRSSTKPGDVLLMTTGAGGGTIATAAIYSGFSEVVEKTINLSFLKACEALLISDVLNEIHSMTDVTNGGLRGDVYEMAETAKCRIVIEEENLRSLVEPEVLKMLDALEIDYLGVSLDALLVVAPPDVAEDIIKVVSEAGVLMKKIGYVTEGPSDSKLLVNGELKDFVPAFRESAYTPVKKVADKPELNFEEMKLRVQAAADAAVEKKIRVIEHLKKNLS, translated from the coding sequence ATGGATGTCGAAGAATTCGCACGGCGTGGTCTTGCTACAGGTGCGGATGAAGAAGCTGTAATAAAACGGCTTGTTGAAAATATACTTGAAATAAAAAAATGTACTCCTGAATATGCATCCGAATTTGCAAAAGCTGTAATTTTGGAGGTCAAAAATTCTTCAGGACACACAGGCGACTACTTTGATTATCAAAAATCAGGTGTGCGAATGGGAGAATTCGGTGTAGGCTCAAGAGGAACAGGAGATTTTTTTGCCCACCGCCAGTTTCCAAAGATTATTGGCAAAAGCAATGCCAGTGTCGGTGTTGACGAGATGGATGACGCAGGTGTTGTAGAAGCAAACGGACAATATATCATAACAACTGTTGACGGAATGCACTCAAGGCTCTCAGACTTTCCATTTCTTGCAGGGTTTCATGTAACACGTGCTACACTAAGAGATGCATATGTAATGGGTGCTAAACCTGTTGCACTCATATCTGACATTCATGTCGCAGATGACGGAGATGTCGCAAAGATATTTGATTATACCGCAGGAATCTCCGTTGTAAGTGATATGATGAACATCCCGCTCGTTTCAGGATCAACTCTTAGGATCGGCGGCGACATGGTAATAGGAGAACGGATGACCGGCTGTGTCGGCTGTGTAGGTGTTGCAAATCATTTAACGAAAAGATCATCAACAAAACCCGGCGATGTTCTTCTAATGACAACAGGTGCAGGCGGAGGAACGATTGCAACCGCTGCAATTTATTCAGGATTCTCCGAAGTTGTAGAAAAAACAATCAATCTGTCATTTTTAAAAGCATGCGAAGCGCTTTTGATAAGTGATGTCCTAAACGAAATTCACTCAATGACAGATGTCACAAACGGAGGTCTTAGAGGTGATGTCTATGAGATGGCAGAAACAGCAAAATGCCGCATAGTAATCGAAGAGGAGAACTTAAGAAGTCTTGTAGAGCCTGAGGTCTTAAAAATGCTTGATGCACTTGAGATTGACTACCTTGGAGTTTCACTTGATGCACTCCTTGTTGTAGCACCGCCTGATGTGGCAGAAGATATTATTAAAGTTGTCTCAGAAGCAGGCGTTTTAATGAAAAAAATAGGATATGTCACAGAAGGTCCTTCTGATTCAAAACTGCTTGTTAACGGAGAGTTAAAAGACTTTGTTCCGGCTTTCAGGGAGTCTGCATATACTCCGGTCAAAAAAGTGGCAGACAAACCTGAACTCAACTTCGAAGAGATGAAATTGCGTGTGCAAGCCGCGGCCGATGCCGCAGTAGAGAAGAAAATACGGGTAATTGAGCATTTAAAGAAGAATTTATCATAA
- a CDS encoding DUF447 domain-containing protein, with translation MGHLGEYILGEGINEIIATTFSVEKITEKNSPATSPDNPNMVYRPNAAPIGIISRGGPLKTVLFRGSHTLENVLGTKLLTANFVFDPVLYVKTAFEDLSDDFFVKESFEDISFFRLKDAEACILFKAELLTATHESCIFELSPLTEMVFDVMLHPVNRGFNCIIDATVHATRYVMNHSSELKAIIDYDIGIAKKCGGDKEREAVSLLKEYLEQ, from the coding sequence ATGGGACATTTAGGCGAATATATTTTAGGAGAAGGCATAAACGAGATTATTGCAACGACATTTTCGGTTGAAAAAATCACGGAAAAAAATTCTCCTGCCACTTCTCCCGACAATCCTAATATGGTTTACAGGCCAAATGCCGCTCCGATAGGAATTATCAGCCGCGGCGGGCCTTTGAAGACAGTTCTTTTCAGGGGGTCGCACACTCTGGAGAATGTGCTTGGGACAAAATTGCTGACGGCGAATTTTGTATTTGATCCGGTTTTGTATGTGAAGACTGCCTTTGAGGATTTATCAGATGATTTTTTTGTTAAAGAGTCATTTGAGGATATTTCTTTTTTCAGGCTTAAAGACGCCGAGGCCTGCATTCTTTTCAAGGCAGAGCTTTTAACGGCAACACATGAGTCCTGCATCTTTGAACTCTCACCCTTAACTGAGATGGTTTTTGATGTTATGCTCCATCCTGTAAACCGCGGCTTTAACTGCATAATAGATGCAACTGTTCATGCAACACGCTATGTGATGAACCACTCTTCCGAGTTAAAGGCAATTATAGATTATGACATTGGAATTGCCAAGAAGTGCGGCGGCGATAAGGAGCGTGAGGCTGTTTCTCTTTTGAAAGAATATCTTGAACAGTAA
- a CDS encoding coenzyme F430 synthase has protein sequence MYILVLDAIHGGLEIAHHLEILGHKCDVVDIYRHECGISVETAKKNAQNKIYDLIIAPVHTSPDYTLLNCSNTPVISHHKAVGMIIDGSFCGGFEYKNNKKAIEKIPDSECKNKILGRKPHLSIEITGARGKTTTAFALTYVLPKKGILHTSKGTVKIPEDEILYKKSITPASAINPALLAFNEERWLVCEESLGVSGFSDICILTSSEDYPIAGKKKSALDEKIKSLKKCRKVLLAPGVSKTVKSCMKNAVSAEDFVSLDGDKCSYSYYDEDGINIKGSFSNPLLLVEGYKEALITAAALGCILGKNPARLFNFIPVEGRMSVSKDGQRLIIDNSNSGANKMTAVMAALHARKLSGKKSNQISDKISDDKSDEKSKKLELTLVIGIEAENICEGFSLDDVAFAINEIKPQCAIIVGDSLKDINDKNFSDIPIYFEKDLKSGKKKAIDVTEDSDLNSIVLCVKTWR, from the coding sequence ATGTACATACTGGTGCTTGACGCAATTCACGGCGGATTAGAGATTGCACATCACCTTGAAATTTTAGGCCATAAGTGTGATGTGGTTGACATTTACAGGCATGAATGTGGAATTTCAGTAGAAACTGCAAAAAAAAATGCCCAAAATAAAATTTATGATCTGATTATAGCACCGGTTCACACTTCTCCTGATTATACTCTTTTAAACTGTTCAAATACTCCTGTAATTTCCCATCATAAAGCTGTAGGAATGATTATTGATGGCTCATTTTGTGGAGGTTTTGAATATAAAAACAACAAAAAGGCTATTGAAAAAATCCCTGATAGCGAATGTAAGAATAAAATTTTAGGCAGAAAACCGCATCTTAGCATTGAAATAACAGGCGCAAGGGGAAAGACTACAACTGCATTTGCACTTACATATGTATTGCCCAAAAAAGGCATTCTTCATACATCAAAAGGAACAGTAAAAATTCCTGAGGATGAAATTTTATACAAAAAAAGCATCACTCCGGCATCAGCAATAAACCCGGCACTTCTTGCCTTTAATGAAGAAAGGTGGCTTGTTTGTGAAGAATCACTTGGAGTCTCCGGATTTTCAGATATCTGCATATTGACATCTTCTGAGGATTATCCGATTGCCGGCAAAAAGAAAAGTGCTCTTGATGAAAAGATTAAATCACTAAAGAAGTGCAGAAAGGTTCTTTTAGCCCCGGGTGTTTCCAAAACCGTGAAATCCTGTATGAAAAATGCTGTTTCTGCTGAGGATTTTGTAAGTCTTGATGGAGATAAATGTTCATATTCATACTATGACGAAGATGGGATTAATATCAAGGGCTCCTTTTCAAATCCGCTTTTATTGGTTGAAGGTTATAAAGAGGCTTTGATTACTGCCGCGGCTTTAGGGTGCATTCTTGGAAAAAACCCTGCCCGTCTTTTTAATTTCATTCCGGTCGAGGGCAGAATGTCTGTTTCAAAAGATGGACAAAGGCTTATAATTGACAATTCTAACAGCGGCGCAAACAAAATGACTGCAGTTATGGCGGCTCTTCATGCCCGTAAATTATCCGGAAAAAAGTCAAATCAAATATCAGATAAAATATCGGATGATAAATCAGATGAGAAATCAAAAAAATTAGAACTGACACTTGTCATAGGAATAGAAGCTGAAAATATCTGTGAAGGATTTAGTTTGGACGATGTGGCTTTTGCAATAAATGAGATAAAACCACAATGTGCAATAATTGTTGGAGATTCTCTAAAAGATATAAATGATAAAAATTTCAGCGATATTCCCATTTATTTTGAAAAAGACTTAAAATCCGGGAAAAAAAAAGCTATTGATGTAACAGAGGACTCTGACTTAAACAGCATAGTTCTTTGTGTTAAAACATGGAGGTAA
- a CDS encoding triphosphoribosyl-dephospho-CoA synthase — translation MKHKCLSELAQIAMMLEVCAETKPGNVDRRHDYDDTWLEHFLASAILVKPAFEKAENFYEYSENFSSDSLFFSDSVSYTRSVDEKSPHIKTDNTINAPSFNIPSLAEDEKKGGLGSLIYEAVSLTNTHSGGNTHFGAFILLIPLIAGGGITGATELVKSTSVFDAVLFYQAFSLTSVRMNDSDDMDVSDPKSVEILREKKMTLYDVMEYSSKCDMVSNEWISGFKLTRKTADFLLNSGRGKNAISDAYMKLLAENEDTFVAKKLGADASLWTMKTAGKVLSGEISVEEFDRICLSKGINPGSTADIIIAGIFIALIEGWKWDI, via the coding sequence ATGAAGCATAAATGCCTTAGTGAGCTTGCACAGATTGCGATGATGCTTGAGGTCTGTGCAGAGACTAAGCCTGGTAATGTTGACAGACGTCATGATTATGACGATACCTGGCTTGAGCATTTTTTAGCTTCTGCAATTTTAGTTAAACCTGCATTTGAAAAGGCTGAAAATTTTTACGAATACTCTGAAAATTTTTCTTCTGACTCATTATTTTTTTCAGATTCAGTATCTTATACCAGATCTGTTGATGAAAAATCCCCTCATATTAAAACCGATAATACAATTAATGCTCCCTCTTTCAATATTCCCTCTCTTGCAGAGGATGAAAAAAAAGGAGGACTTGGCAGTCTTATATATGAGGCAGTCTCTCTTACAAATACTCACTCAGGTGGAAACACCCATTTTGGAGCTTTTATTTTACTGATTCCCTTAATAGCCGGAGGAGGAATCACAGGTGCAACAGAGTTGGTTAAAAGTACATCTGTTTTTGATGCAGTTTTGTTTTATCAGGCATTTTCGCTTACAAGTGTTCGTATGAATGATTCTGATGATATGGATGTCTCTGATCCAAAATCGGTTGAAATACTTCGCGAGAAAAAAATGACTCTTTATGATGTTATGGAATATTCATCAAAATGCGATATGGTTTCGAATGAGTGGATATCAGGATTTAAACTTACAAGAAAAACAGCAGACTTTTTATTAAACTCCGGCAGGGGAAAAAACGCAATTTCTGATGCTTACATGAAACTTTTAGCAGAAAATGAAGATACTTTTGTTGCGAAAAAATTAGGTGCTGATGCGTCTTTGTGGACAATGAAAACTGCAGGTAAAGTATTATCGGGTGAAATTTCGGTTGAAGAATTTGACCGGATATGTCTTTCAAAAGGTATAAATCCGGGCTCGACTGCTGATATTATTATCGCAGGAATATTTATCGCACTTATTGAGGGCTGGAAATGGGACATTTAG
- a CDS encoding Holliday junction resolvase: MSDFERDIVHCLNDFFETKNLKGYAYRLKQSKFNTQYVDVLVDSLDPRYYLAIECKSIKGKKIYFSQHFHQDKDNVHQIDAIWDFTNKTGRKGFLAVEFKGGRGCSNQAYLLSWSEIMKIRESKPGISFDDFQKGIELKRCSGGYELLNLYPKELDSLLQTDTEE, from the coding sequence ATGAGTGATTTTGAAAGAGATATAGTGCACTGCCTTAATGATTTTTTTGAAACCAAAAATCTAAAAGGATATGCTTACAGACTGAAACAATCCAAATTCAACACACAATATGTGGATGTTTTGGTTGACTCTCTTGATCCGCGCTATTATCTTGCAATAGAATGTAAATCAATAAAAGGAAAAAAAATTTATTTTTCACAGCATTTTCATCAGGACAAGGATAATGTCCACCAGATTGACGCCATTTGGGATTTTACCAATAAAACCGGCAGAAAAGGTTTTTTAGCAGTCGAATTTAAGGGAGGACGAGGATGTTCCAATCAGGCATACCTTTTATCCTGGTCTGAAATTATGAAAATACGTGAAAGTAAACCGGGAATCTCATTTGATGATTTCCAGAAAGGTATCGAGCTTAAGAGATGTTCAGGAGGGTATGAGCTTTTAAATTTATACCCAAAGGAATTAGATAGTTTATTACAAACAGATACGGAAGAATGA
- a CDS encoding AAA family ATPase, with amino-acid sequence MLWIEKYRPEKFEDIYGQKEVINHIRRFAEDKNIPHMLFFGPHGTGKSVSMECLARELYSEDSGINLSIIPAGTLFNQGRAWLESEEKFSHLYQKDESVINNFKHIVKWYASMKPFDADFKIIVFEDAGELSFDAQAALRRIMERYSSTCRFILISRQQTAIIPAIASRCLPLFFAPVETSDIILILKDILQKEGVLPGVVSDDDLEIIAEISKGDCRKAITYLQITVLNDGVLDSSEITGSETTDISTSLFSSLMRNELRKSCEIAEMLMIDYGLSGDEVIKELSKAARREYNDKRIAIALSDADYKLCSAGNEFIQINALLARIIAEVFN; translated from the coding sequence ATGCTTTGGATAGAAAAGTACAGGCCTGAAAAGTTTGAGGATATATACGGGCAAAAAGAGGTAATTAATCATATCCGCAGATTTGCCGAGGATAAAAACATACCTCATATGCTTTTTTTTGGCCCTCATGGAACAGGAAAGAGTGTTTCAATGGAATGCCTTGCAAGAGAGCTTTATAGTGAAGATTCAGGAATTAATTTAAGCATAATTCCGGCAGGAACACTATTTAATCAGGGCAGGGCATGGCTTGAGAGTGAGGAGAAATTCAGCCATTTATACCAGAAGGATGAGAGTGTAATCAACAATTTTAAGCATATTGTGAAATGGTATGCTTCTATGAAGCCGTTTGATGCTGATTTCAAGATTATTGTCTTTGAGGATGCAGGTGAACTTTCATTTGATGCACAGGCGGCTCTAAGGAGGATAATGGAGAGGTACAGTAGTACCTGCAGGTTTATTCTTATTTCAAGGCAACAGACTGCAATTATTCCTGCTATTGCATCAAGGTGCCTCCCGCTGTTCTTCGCGCCGGTTGAAACTTCAGATATTATTTTAATTTTAAAAGATATTCTTCAAAAAGAGGGTGTACTGCCCGGAGTTGTATCTGATGATGATCTTGAAATAATTGCTGAAATCTCAAAGGGCGACTGCAGAAAGGCCATTACATATCTTCAGATTACAGTTTTAAATGATGGTGTCCTTGATTCATCAGAAATTACCGGTTCTGAAACTACAGATATTTCGACATCGCTTTTTTCATCTCTTATGCGAAATGAATTAAGAAAGTCCTGTGAAATTGCTGAGATGCTCATGATAGATTACGGTCTGTCCGGAGATGAAGTAATAAAAGAACTCTCAAAAGCTGCAAGGCGCGAATATAATGATAAGCGCATTGCAATTGCTCTTTCAGATGCAGACTATAAGCTTTGCAGTGCAGGTAATGAATTTATCCAGATTAACGCACTGCTTGCAAGAATTATTGCGGAGGTATTTAACTGA